From a single Candidatus Izimaplasma bacterium HR1 genomic region:
- the mamA gene encoding Methylaspartate mutase S chain, protein MNTVVIGVIGADVHAVGNKIIDYVLTESGFNVVNIGVLSSQEDFINAAIETNAKAILVSSLYGHGEMDCKFFKEKCEEAGLGHVKLYVGGNIVVGKQDFTEVEYRFKDMGFDRVYAPGTKIEEALVDLREDLDM, encoded by the coding sequence ATGAATACTGTTGTAATTGGAGTAATTGGTGCAGATGTACACGCTGTAGGAAACAAAATAATTGATTACGTTTTAACCGAAAGTGGATTTAACGTAGTAAATATCGGTGTTTTATCAAGCCAAGAGGACTTTATCAACGCAGCAATCGAAACAAACGCGAAAGCAATATTAGTATCAAGTTTATACGGTCATGGTGAAATGGACTGTAAATTTTTTAAAGAGAAATGTGAAGAAGCAGGACTCGGCCATGTTAAGTTATATGTTGGAGGAAATATCGTTGTTGGAAAACAAGATTTTACTGAAGTTGAATACCGTTTCAAAGATATGGGATTTGACAGAGTATATGCTCCAGGAACAAAAATTGAAGAAGCACTTGTTGATTTAAGAGAGGATCTTGATATGTAA
- the glmE gene encoding Methylaspartate mutase E chain, translating to MVQNKKMPLEEFLEIRKEVLRHWKTGTHPDLDLDRAVQKLKNLPKEKHFAHKLREAKAKGITLVQPRAGVARLDEHIELMQYLQDEGKADFLPSTIDSYTRHNRYSNAEDGIQESEKQGRSLLNGFPAVNHGVDGCSKVLDSVKVPLQARHGTPDARLLSEIIHASGWTSNEGGGISYNIPYCKKISLEDTIKYWQYCDRLVGYYQEHGVELNREPYGPLTGTLCPPCISNTVAIIESLLAAEQGVKNITVGYGQGGNLVQDIAALRALEEQTNHYLKIFGYKDVFVTTVFHQWMGGFPADESEAVALIGYASTVAALGKATKMITKTTHESFGIPTKEANAKGLKTSRYITNLLKDQKTPDSEELLDEIAQIKSEVDSLIRSVVKAGKGDIAQGSVKAFKDGIIDVPFAPSEINAGKILPARDIDGKIRILEFGNLGLTEEIKEFHHKKLQERADKQNRKKMEIQMVIDDIYAVSMGNLVGEKGE from the coding sequence ATGGTACAAAACAAAAAAATGCCTCTTGAGGAATTTCTTGAGATCAGAAAAGAAGTACTTAGACATTGGAAAACAGGAACTCATCCAGATTTAGATTTGGATAGAGCTGTCCAAAAACTTAAAAACTTACCAAAGGAAAAACATTTTGCTCACAAATTACGTGAAGCAAAAGCTAAAGGGATAACTTTAGTGCAACCTCGTGCCGGAGTTGCACGTTTAGATGAACATATTGAATTAATGCAATATCTACAAGATGAAGGAAAAGCAGATTTCTTACCTTCAACAATAGATTCTTATACAAGACATAACCGTTACAGTAATGCCGAAGATGGAATTCAAGAATCAGAAAAACAAGGAAGATCATTACTAAATGGATTCCCTGCTGTTAATCACGGAGTTGATGGATGTTCTAAAGTTCTAGATAGTGTTAAAGTACCTCTACAAGCACGACATGGTACACCTGATGCTAGATTATTGTCTGAAATTATCCATGCTTCAGGGTGGACAAGTAATGAAGGTGGAGGAATTAGTTATAATATTCCTTACTGTAAAAAAATATCATTAGAAGATACAATCAAATACTGGCAGTATTGTGATCGTTTAGTTGGATATTATCAAGAACATGGTGTTGAATTAAACCGTGAACCTTATGGGCCTTTAACAGGTACATTATGTCCGCCATGTATTTCTAATACTGTTGCAATAATCGAAAGTCTTCTTGCAGCTGAACAAGGTGTTAAAAATATTACAGTTGGTTACGGACAAGGTGGTAACTTAGTACAAGACATCGCAGCTCTAAGAGCACTTGAAGAGCAAACTAACCATTACTTAAAAATATTCGGATATAAAGATGTATTTGTAACAACTGTATTTCATCAATGGATGGGTGGATTCCCAGCCGATGAATCAGAAGCAGTTGCTTTAATTGGATATGCTAGTACTGTTGCTGCTTTAGGAAAAGCAACTAAAATGATTACAAAAACAACACATGAATCCTTTGGTATTCCAACAAAAGAAGCAAATGCAAAAGGATTAAAAACTTCACGATATATCACTAATTTATTAAAAGACCAAAAAACTCCTGACAGTGAAGAATTATTAGATGAAATAGCACAAATTAAATCAGAAGTTGATAGTTTAATCAGAAGTGTGGTTAAAGCAGGAAAAGGCGACATAGCCCAAGGTTCAGTAAAAGCATTTAAGGATGGTATCATTGATGTTCCATTCGCTCCATCAGAAATCAATGCAGGTAAGATTTTACCAGCACGAGATATTGATGGAAAAATTCGAATCTTAGAATTTGGGAACTTAGGTTTAACAGAAGAAATCAAAGAATTCCATCATAAGAAACTACAGGAACGTGCTGATAAACAAAACAGAAAAAAAATGGAAATTCAAATGGTTATTGATGATATTTACGCAGTAAGCATGGGTAACTTAGTAGGAGAAAAAGGAGAATAA
- the citD gene encoding Citrate lyase acyl carrier protein, producing the protein MRASAGTYESSDCNITVEKNDTLQINIESIVFEQFGDKIKEVITNTLKAHNLTNIKVDIYDKGALDYTVKARLETALKRGGYIE; encoded by the coding sequence ATGAGAGCAAGCGCAGGAACATATGAATCAAGTGATTGTAATATAACTGTAGAAAAGAATGATACTTTGCAAATTAATATTGAAAGTATCGTCTTTGAACAATTTGGTGATAAAATTAAAGAAGTAATTACAAATACACTAAAAGCACATAATCTAACTAACATAAAAGTGGACATCTACGATAAAGGTGCCCTTGATTACACTGTAAAAGCTCGCTTAGAAACAGCCCTAAAAAGAGGTGGTTACATTGAGTAG
- the citE gene encoding Citrate lyase subunit beta yields the protein MSRSYLFIPGNTPSMLQNLDVFEADAVIIDFEDSVVDYDKDAARILVSNFLNKYDFSNTEIFIRINDALSSNFLEDVKATKDLPIKGYVLPKALPSHVEELSKLTNKKIIPIIESPMGVLRMEEIAMQKNIEGILLGAEDLTKELNIKRTLQGTEILYTRSKLVLVCNAYNINSIDTPWVDKDNQEGLLEDTLNATNLGFTSKSSIHPNHVDVINTAFTPNELEILEAKRIVKKASETTKGAFSLDGKMVDLPIIEKAKKTLEKAKKYNLL from the coding sequence TTGAGTAGAAGTTATTTATTTATCCCCGGTAATACTCCAAGCATGCTTCAAAATTTAGACGTATTTGAAGCAGATGCAGTTATCATTGATTTTGAAGACTCTGTTGTTGATTACGACAAAGATGCAGCCCGTATATTAGTAAGTAATTTTCTAAATAAATACGACTTTTCTAACACGGAAATCTTTATTAGAATTAACGATGCTCTTAGTTCAAACTTCTTAGAAGATGTTAAAGCTACAAAGGATTTACCAATTAAAGGATATGTACTACCAAAAGCCTTACCTTCTCATGTTGAGGAGCTAAGTAAACTAACTAACAAAAAAATAATTCCAATTATTGAATCACCAATGGGTGTTTTAAGAATGGAAGAAATAGCTATGCAAAAAAATATTGAAGGTATCCTATTAGGTGCTGAAGATCTAACAAAAGAATTAAATATTAAAAGAACACTACAAGGAACAGAAATATTATATACAAGAAGCAAACTAGTATTAGTATGTAATGCCTATAATATTAATTCAATTGATACACCGTGGGTTGATAAAGATAATCAAGAAGGCTTATTAGAGGACACACTTAATGCAACGAACTTAGGATTTACCTCTAAATCTTCAATCCATCCAAACCATGTTGATGTTATCAACACAGCATTTACACCAAATGAATTAGAGATTTTAGAAGCTAAACGAATTGTAAAAAAAGCTTCTGAAACAACTAAAGGTGCTTTCTCTTTAGATGGTAAGATGGTTGATTTACCAATCATTGAAAAAGCCAAAAAGACTCTAGAAAAAGCCA
- a CDS encoding Methylaspartate ammonia-lyase, whose product MKIVDIICSKSLTGFYFDDQKAIKAGATQDGFTYVGDPVTDKFTAIRQKGEAVSIMIILEDGQIGFGDATAVQYSGAGGRDPLFLSDDGINTINEYIKPLLIGKDVSCFKENAEQIDNLVINGNQLHTALRYGLTQALLHATAKANSITMPEVIRNEYNIKNKKYTRVPMFAQSGDDRYSNVDKMIIKAVEVMPHALINNIETKLGHQGEILKEYVSWLRGRVLHLRQSSDYLPVFHIDVYGTIGTIFNNDVEKMYNYLIELEELAQPFTLRIEGPVDAGNRKETMEALRDITKLINDNNRTVEIVADEWCNTLDDVKYFADNNAGHMLQVKTPDLGGVNNIIEALLYCKDRNIGAYSGGSCNETNVSAEVTTSIAMACDAKQCLAKPGMGTDEGIMIVNNMMNRTLAMIEYRNSKK is encoded by the coding sequence ATGAAAATAGTTGATATTATATGCTCTAAAAGCTTAACGGGATTCTATTTCGATGATCAAAAAGCAATAAAAGCAGGAGCAACACAAGATGGGTTTACCTATGTAGGAGATCCTGTGACAGATAAATTTACAGCTATCCGCCAAAAAGGTGAAGCAGTAAGTATTATGATAATTTTGGAAGATGGTCAAATTGGATTTGGAGATGCGACAGCTGTTCAATATAGTGGAGCTGGGGGTCGTGATCCATTATTCTTAAGTGATGATGGGATTAATACAATCAATGAATACATTAAACCATTACTGATTGGTAAAGATGTTTCTTGCTTTAAAGAGAACGCTGAGCAGATTGATAACTTAGTTATTAATGGCAATCAACTTCATACGGCTTTAAGATACGGGTTAACCCAAGCATTATTACATGCTACAGCAAAAGCTAACTCAATTACAATGCCTGAAGTAATCAGAAATGAATATAACATTAAAAACAAGAAATATACAAGAGTTCCGATGTTTGCACAATCGGGGGATGACCGTTATTCAAACGTTGATAAGATGATTATTAAAGCAGTTGAAGTAATGCCTCATGCCTTAATAAATAATATTGAAACTAAACTTGGTCACCAAGGTGAAATATTAAAAGAATATGTATCTTGGTTACGAGGTAGAGTTTTACATTTACGTCAATCAAGTGATTATCTACCAGTTTTCCATATCGATGTTTATGGAACAATTGGAACAATCTTTAACAATGATGTTGAAAAAATGTATAATTATCTTATAGAGTTAGAAGAATTAGCTCAACCATTCACTCTTCGTATTGAAGGTCCAGTTGATGCTGGAAATAGAAAAGAAACAATGGAAGCATTAAGAGATATAACAAAACTAATCAACGATAACAACCGTACCGTTGAAATCGTTGCCGATGAATGGTGTAATACTTTAGACGACGTTAAATACTTTGCGGATAATAATGCTGGACATATGCTTCAAGTTAAAACACCTGATTTAGGTGGAGTAAACAATATCATTGAAGCTCTACTATATTGTAAAGATAGAAATATTGGAGCATACAGTGGTGGTTCATGTAATGAAACCAACGTATCAGCAGAAGTAACTACTTCTATCGCAATGGCTTGTGATGCAAAACAATGCCTTGCAAAACCTGGTATGGGAACTGATGAAGGAATCATGATTGTTAACAATATGATGAATCGTACTTTAGCAATGATTGAATATAGAAATAGTAAAAAATAG
- a CDS encoding Phosphatidylglycerophosphatase A, which translates to MKHKALYTREEMLKLNVETLKERTVSVIEIAEVAFRQQSKWSKTISLQQCVDSVEKILSLRDTFHILQLGAEIDRLTDEGAFKGPIQEILVTDLGMFGIDELFGLELAGMYGTIGKTNFGDIDVNKPLVVDRLNEDGKHEGGLCHTFLDDIVGAIAAAASTRVAQITNENEALKDPSVEEIKLDLDI; encoded by the coding sequence ATGAAACATAAAGCATTATATACAAGAGAAGAAATGTTGAAACTGAACGTTGAAACCTTAAAAGAAAGAACCGTTTCTGTTATAGAAATTGCCGAAGTAGCTTTTCGTCAACAATCTAAATGGTCAAAAACAATCTCACTTCAACAATGTGTTGATTCTGTAGAGAAAATACTTAGTTTAAGAGATACATTCCATATCCTTCAACTAGGTGCAGAAATAGATAGATTAACAGATGAGGGAGCTTTTAAAGGTCCTATTCAAGAGATTTTAGTTACTGACTTAGGAATGTTTGGTATCGATGAACTGTTTGGTTTAGAACTTGCTGGTATGTATGGTACTATCGGTAAGACTAACTTTGGAGATATCGATGTAAATAAACCTTTAGTTGTTGATCGTCTTAATGAAGATGGGAAACATGAAGGTGGTTTATGTCATACATTCTTAGATGATATAGTCGGAGCCATTGCAGCCGCAGCATCTACTAGAGTTGCGCAAATAACTAATGAAAATGAAGCCTTAAAAGATCCTAGTGTTGAGGAGATTAAATTAGATTTAGATATTTAA
- the metK gene encoding S-adenosylmethionine synthase, whose amino-acid sequence MRKLFTSESVTEGHPDKICDQISDAILDEIFKTDPNARVACETSVTTGLVLVAGEITTSTYIDIQKIVRRTVKEIGYDRGKYGFDAENLAVLVAIDPQSPDIAQGVNEGEGDFKEQGAGDQGIMFGYASNETKEYMPIAISLAHKLAKQLTKVRKDGLLSYLRPDGKTQVTIEFNEDNTPMRVDSVVVSSQHSPDITMEQLRRDVEKHVINVIIPQELMDDKTKLYINPTGKFVIGGPHGDAGLTGRKIIVDTYGGMGRHGGGAFSGKDPSKVDRSAAYAARYVAKNCVAAGFADRLEIQLSYAIGVSEPMSILIETFNTEKVSKEVIVKAITENFKLTPKGIISSLNLLQPIYKQTAAYGHFGRDDLDLPWEKLDKVEILKKYL is encoded by the coding sequence ATGAGAAAATTATTTACGTCAGAAAGTGTTACAGAAGGGCATCCAGATAAGATTTGTGATCAAATCAGTGATGCAATTTTAGATGAAATATTTAAGACTGATCCAAATGCAAGAGTAGCTTGTGAAACAAGTGTTACTACAGGATTGGTTCTAGTAGCTGGAGAAATCACAACTTCAACATATATTGATATCCAAAAAATCGTAAGAAGAACTGTTAAAGAGATTGGATACGATCGTGGTAAATATGGTTTTGATGCTGAAAATCTGGCAGTATTAGTAGCTATAGATCCCCAATCACCAGACATTGCTCAAGGAGTAAATGAAGGTGAAGGTGACTTTAAAGAACAAGGTGCAGGAGATCAAGGAATCATGTTTGGTTATGCATCTAATGAAACAAAAGAGTATATGCCAATCGCAATATCTTTAGCTCATAAACTAGCAAAGCAATTAACAAAAGTTCGTAAAGATGGATTACTATCTTATTTAAGACCGGATGGTAAAACACAAGTTACAATCGAATTTAATGAAGATAATACTCCGATGAGAGTAGATAGTGTTGTTGTATCATCACAACACTCACCAGACATTACAATGGAGCAATTACGAAGAGATGTTGAAAAACACGTAATAAATGTAATTATTCCTCAAGAATTAATGGATGATAAAACAAAACTGTATATCAATCCAACAGGTAAATTCGTAATCGGTGGACCACATGGTGATGCCGGACTTACAGGCCGTAAAATTATAGTTGATACTTACGGAGGAATGGGCCGCCATGGTGGCGGAGCATTTAGTGGTAAAGATCCATCTAAAGTTGATAGATCAGCAGCTTACGCTGCACGCTATGTAGCGAAAAACTGTGTAGCCGCAGGATTTGCAGACCGCTTAGAAATTCAATTGTCATATGCAATTGGTGTAAGTGAACCAATGAGTATTTTAATTGAAACATTTAATACAGAAAAAGTTTCTAAAGAAGTTATTGTTAAAGCAATAACAGAAAACTTCAAGTTAACACCAAAAGGAATTATTTCTTCACTAAATCTACTTCAACCAATCTATAAGCAAACCGCAGCCTACGGACATTTCGGTAGAGATGATCTCGACTTACCATGGGAAAAATTGGATAAAGTAGAAATCCTTAAAAAATATTTATAA